A region of Streptomyces cinnamoneus DNA encodes the following proteins:
- a CDS encoding primosomal protein N': MSSENGSAGEKHGGEQPEQLAFIRESVRKAKVPRAKPRTWRGAELAKELPVARVLVDKGPVHLDKLWDYAVPAELDADARPGVRVRVRFGAGTRNVRGGRREGGGLLDGFIVERVAESEFQGPLAALAQVLSTEEVLGPALLGLCRSVADRYAGSLADVLQLAVPPRHARIEAEPSAAPLPPPAAPEPGSWARYPTGPAYLDAVARGDAPRAVWTALPGPHWPGELARAAAAALASGRGALIVVPDGRVAARVDAALTDLLGDGRHVLLTADTGPDERYRRWLAVSRGAVRAVVGTRAAMFAPVRDLGLAAIWDDGDSSHSEPHAPQPHAREVLLLRAAHEKAAFLLGGFGCTVEAAQLVDTGWALPLAAPRERVRAAAPRIRTVGEGDEGRDAAARAARLPTIAWEAAREGLKHGPVLVQVPRRGYVPRLACERCREPARCAHCAGPLEALGEQAGALHCGWCGQEARDWHCGECGGFRLRAQIVGARRTAEELGRAFPAVPVRTSGRDHVLDTVPDRPALVVSTPGAEPVAEGGYAAALLLDGWALLGRPDLRAGEEALRRWLGAAALVRGQEAGGTVVIVAEPTLRPVQALVRWDPAGHAVRELADRAELGFPPVSRMAAVSGPPEAVADLLTLARLPDGAEVLGPVELPAPAPGRPRRAGDPPPGERWERALLRVRPGQGAALAAALKAAQAVRLTRREGDPVRLRVDPPDIG; the protein is encoded by the coding sequence GTGAGCAGCGAGAACGGGTCGGCCGGGGAGAAGCACGGCGGGGAGCAGCCGGAGCAGCTCGCGTTCATCCGGGAGAGCGTGCGCAAGGCCAAGGTGCCGAGGGCCAAGCCGCGGACGTGGCGGGGGGCCGAGCTGGCCAAGGAGTTGCCCGTCGCGCGGGTGCTGGTCGACAAGGGGCCCGTGCACCTCGACAAGCTCTGGGACTACGCCGTGCCGGCCGAGCTGGACGCCGACGCCCGGCCGGGCGTGCGGGTGCGGGTGCGCTTCGGGGCCGGCACGCGGAACGTGCGGGGCGGGCGGCGGGAAGGGGGCGGGCTGCTCGACGGGTTCATCGTCGAGCGGGTCGCCGAGTCCGAGTTCCAGGGGCCGCTCGCCGCGCTCGCGCAGGTGCTGTCGACCGAGGAGGTGCTCGGTCCGGCCCTGCTGGGGCTGTGCCGGTCCGTCGCCGATCGTTACGCGGGGTCGCTCGCCGACGTCCTCCAGCTGGCCGTCCCGCCCCGCCACGCCCGTATCGAGGCCGAGCCGTCGGCCGCTCCGCTGCCCCCGCCCGCCGCGCCGGAGCCGGGCAGCTGGGCCCGCTATCCGACCGGGCCCGCGTATCTCGACGCCGTCGCCCGGGGGGACGCCCCGCGCGCGGTGTGGACCGCGCTGCCCGGACCGCACTGGCCCGGTGAGCTGGCGCGGGCCGCCGCGGCCGCCCTCGCCTCGGGGCGCGGGGCGCTGATCGTCGTGCCCGACGGCCGGGTCGCCGCCCGCGTGGACGCCGCGCTCACCGATCTGCTCGGTGACGGGCGGCACGTGCTGCTGACCGCCGACACCGGGCCCGACGAGCGGTACCGCCGCTGGCTCGCGGTCAGCCGCGGCGCGGTGCGGGCCGTGGTCGGCACGCGCGCCGCGATGTTCGCCCCCGTGCGGGACCTGGGCCTCGCCGCGATCTGGGACGACGGCGACTCCAGCCACAGCGAGCCGCACGCCCCCCAGCCGCACGCCCGCGAGGTGCTGCTGCTCCGGGCGGCGCACGAGAAGGCGGCCTTCCTGCTCGGCGGCTTCGGCTGCACCGTGGAGGCCGCACAGCTCGTCGACACCGGCTGGGCCCTGCCGCTGGCGGCCCCCCGCGAGAGGGTGCGGGCCGCCGCCCCGCGGATACGGACCGTGGGGGAGGGCGACGAGGGGCGCGACGCCGCCGCGCGGGCCGCCCGGCTGCCCACGATCGCCTGGGAGGCCGCCCGCGAGGGGCTGAAGCACGGGCCGGTCCTCGTGCAGGTGCCGCGGCGGGGCTACGTCCCCCGCCTGGCCTGCGAGCGGTGCCGGGAGCCCGCGCGCTGCGCCCACTGCGCCGGGCCCTTGGAGGCCCTCGGCGAGCAGGCGGGGGCGCTGCACTGCGGCTGGTGCGGGCAGGAGGCCCGCGACTGGCACTGCGGCGAGTGCGGCGGCTTCCGGCTGCGCGCCCAGATCGTGGGCGCGCGCCGCACGGCCGAGGAGCTGGGGCGGGCGTTCCCCGCCGTGCCCGTGCGGACCTCCGGGCGCGACCACGTCCTGGACACCGTCCCGGACCGGCCGGCCCTCGTCGTCTCCACTCCCGGCGCGGAGCCCGTCGCCGAGGGCGGCTACGCGGCGGCGTTGCTACTGGACGGCTGGGCCCTGCTGGGCCGACCGGACCTGCGGGCGGGGGAGGAGGCGCTGCGCCGCTGGCTGGGCGCGGCGGCGCTGGTCAGGGGCCAGGAGGCGGGCGGCACGGTGGTGATCGTGGCCGAGCCGACGCTGCGGCCGGTGCAGGCGCTGGTGCGCTGGGATCCCGCCGGACACGCGGTCCGTGAGCTGGCGGACCGGGCGGAGCTGGGCTTTCCGCCCGTCTCGCGGATGGCGGCGGTGTCCGGCCCGCCGGAGGCGGTGGCGGACCTGCTCACCCTGGCGCGGCTGCCGGACGGGGCCGAGGTCCTCGGCCCCGTGGAGCTGCCCGCGCCCGCCCCCGGCCGGCCGCGCCGGGCGGGCGACCCGCCGCCCGGTGAGCGGTGGGAGCGTGCCCTGCTGCGCGTCCGCCCGGGTCAGGGCGCGGCGCTGGCGGCCGCCCTGAAGGCGGCCCAGGCCGTACGGCTCACGCGCCGCGAGGGCGATCCGGTGCGGTTGCGGGTGGACCCGCCGGACATCGGGTGA
- the metK gene encoding methionine adenosyltransferase, giving the protein MSRRLFTSESVTEGHPDKIADQISDAILDALLKEDPTSRVAVETLITTGLVHVAGEVTTKAYAPIASLVRNKILEIGYDSSKKGFDGASCGVSVSIGAQSPDIAQGVDTAYENRVEGDEDELDKQGAGDQGLMFGYACDETPELMPLPIHLAHRLSRRLSEVRKNGTIPYLRPDGKTQVTIEYDGNKAVRLDTVVVSSQHASDIDLDSLLAPDIREFVVEHVLKELVEDGIKLDTEGYRLLVNPTGRFEIGGPMGDAGLTGRKIIIDTYGGMARHGGGAFSGKDPSKVDRSAAYAMRWVAKNVVAAGLAARCEVQVAYAIGKAEPVGLFVETFGTNTVDTDKIEHAIGEVFDLRPAAIIRDLDLLRPIYSQTAAYGHFGRELPDFTWERTDRVEALRKAVGL; this is encoded by the coding sequence GTGTCCCGCCGCCTGTTCACCTCGGAGTCCGTGACCGAGGGTCACCCCGACAAGATCGCTGACCAGATCAGCGACGCCATTCTCGACGCCCTCCTCAAGGAGGACCCGACGTCCCGCGTCGCCGTCGAGACCCTGATCACCACCGGCCTGGTCCACGTGGCCGGTGAGGTGACCACCAAGGCCTACGCGCCGATCGCCTCGCTCGTGCGCAACAAGATCCTCGAGATCGGCTACGACTCCTCGAAGAAGGGCTTCGACGGCGCGTCCTGCGGCGTCTCGGTCTCCATCGGCGCGCAGTCCCCGGACATCGCCCAGGGTGTCGACACGGCCTACGAGAACCGGGTCGAGGGCGACGAGGACGAGCTCGACAAGCAGGGCGCGGGCGACCAGGGCCTGATGTTCGGCTACGCCTGCGACGAGACCCCCGAGCTGATGCCGCTGCCGATCCACCTGGCACACCGGCTCTCCCGCCGCCTGTCCGAGGTCCGCAAGAACGGCACCATCCCCTACCTGCGCCCGGACGGCAAGACCCAGGTCACCATCGAGTACGACGGCAACAAGGCCGTGCGCCTGGACACCGTGGTCGTCTCGTCGCAGCACGCCTCCGACATCGACCTGGACTCTCTGCTGGCACCGGACATCCGCGAGTTCGTCGTGGAGCACGTCCTCAAGGAGCTGGTCGAGGACGGCATCAAGCTGGACACCGAGGGCTACCGCCTGCTGGTGAACCCGACCGGCCGCTTCGAGATCGGCGGCCCCATGGGCGACGCCGGCCTCACCGGCCGCAAGATCATCATCGACACCTACGGCGGCATGGCCCGCCACGGTGGCGGCGCCTTCTCCGGCAAGGACCCGTCCAAGGTCGACCGCTCGGCCGCCTACGCGATGCGCTGGGTCGCGAAGAACGTCGTCGCCGCCGGCCTGGCCGCCCGCTGCGAGGTCCAGGTCGCCTACGCGATCGGCAAGGCGGAGCCGGTGGGCCTGTTCGTCGAGACCTTCGGCACGAACACGGTCGACACGGACAAGATCGAGCACGCCATCGGCGAGGTCTTCGACCTCCGCCCGGCCGCGATCATCCGCGACCTCGACCTGCTGCGCCCGATCTACTCCCAGACCGCCGCGTACGGCCACTTCGGCCGTGAGCTCCCCGACTTCACGTGGGAGCGCACGGACCGCGTGGAGGCGCTGCGCAAGGCTGTGGGGCTGTAA
- the coaBC gene encoding bifunctional phosphopantothenoylcysteine decarboxylase/phosphopantothenate--cysteine ligase CoaBC: MDKPKVVLGVSGGIAAYKACELLRRLTESGHDVRVVPTASALQFVGEATWSALSGHPAATEVWESVHEVPHVRIGQQADLVIVAPATADMLAKAAHGLADDLLTNTLLTARCPVVFAPAMHTEMWENPATQENVATLRRRGAVVIEPAVGRLTGVDTGKGRFPDPAELFEVCRRVLARGARPADADLAGRPVADLAGRHVVISAGGTREPLDPVRFLGNRSSGKQGYALARTAVARGARVTLVAANSELADPAGADVVRVGTAVQLREAVLKAAADADAVVMAAAVADFRPAHYATGKIKKRDGQEPDPIALVRNPDILAELSADRPHPGQIVVGFAAETDDVLANGRAKLARKGCDLLVVNEVGERKTFGSEENEAVILATDGAETIIPHGPKEDLADTVWDLVATRLA, from the coding sequence ATGGACAAGCCCAAGGTCGTCCTGGGGGTCAGCGGCGGGATCGCCGCCTACAAGGCGTGCGAGCTGCTGCGGCGCCTCACCGAGTCGGGACACGACGTGCGCGTGGTGCCCACGGCGTCGGCGCTGCAGTTCGTCGGTGAGGCCACGTGGTCCGCGCTGTCGGGCCACCCCGCCGCCACCGAGGTGTGGGAGAGCGTCCACGAGGTGCCCCACGTGCGGATCGGCCAGCAGGCCGACCTGGTGATCGTGGCCCCCGCCACCGCCGACATGCTGGCCAAGGCCGCGCACGGCCTGGCCGACGACCTGCTGACCAACACCCTCCTGACCGCGCGCTGCCCCGTGGTCTTCGCGCCCGCGATGCACACCGAGATGTGGGAGAACCCGGCCACCCAGGAGAACGTGGCGACCCTGCGCCGCCGCGGTGCGGTCGTCATCGAGCCCGCCGTCGGCCGGCTGACCGGCGTCGACACCGGAAAGGGCCGCTTCCCCGACCCGGCCGAGCTCTTCGAGGTCTGCCGCCGGGTGCTGGCCCGGGGCGCCCGCCCGGCGGACGCCGACCTCGCGGGCCGTCCCGTGGCCGACCTCGCCGGCCGGCACGTCGTCATCAGCGCCGGCGGCACCCGAGAGCCCCTCGACCCCGTCCGCTTCCTGGGGAACCGTTCCTCCGGCAAGCAGGGGTACGCCCTGGCCCGCACCGCCGTCGCGCGGGGCGCGCGCGTCACGCTCGTCGCCGCCAACAGCGAGCTGGCCGACCCGGCCGGGGCCGACGTGGTGCGCGTGGGGACGGCCGTGCAACTGCGTGAGGCCGTGCTCAAGGCGGCCGCGGACGCCGACGCCGTGGTCATGGCCGCCGCCGTGGCCGACTTCCGGCCGGCCCACTACGCGACCGGCAAGATCAAGAAGCGCGACGGGCAGGAGCCCGACCCGATAGCCCTGGTCCGGAATCCGGACATCCTGGCGGAGCTCTCCGCGGACCGCCCGCACCCGGGCCAGATCGTCGTGGGCTTCGCCGCCGAGACCGACGACGTCCTCGCCAACGGTCGCGCCAAGCTGGCCCGCAAGGGTTGTGACCTGCTGGTCGTCAACGAGGTGGGGGAGCGCAAGACCTTCGGCTCGGAGGAGAACGAGGCCGTGATCCTCGCCACTGACGGCGCGGAAACGATCATTCCGCACGGCCCCAAGGAAGACCTCGCCGACACGGTCTGGGATCTGGTGGCGACCCGTCTGGCCTAA
- the rpoZ gene encoding DNA-directed RNA polymerase subunit omega has translation MSSSITAPEGIINPPIDELLEATDSKYSLVIYAAKRARQINAYYSQLGEGLLEYVGPLVDTHVHEKPLSIALREINAGLLTSEAVEAPAQ, from the coding sequence GTGTCCTCTTCCATCACCGCGCCCGAGGGCATCATCAACCCGCCGATTGATGAGCTGCTCGAGGCCACGGACTCGAAGTACAGCCTCGTGATCTACGCCGCCAAGCGCGCGCGCCAGATCAACGCGTACTACTCGCAGCTCGGCGAGGGCCTGCTGGAGTACGTCGGTCCGCTGGTGGACACCCACGTCCACGAGAAGCCGCTCTCCATCGCGCTCCGCGAGATCAACGCGGGCCTGCTGACCTCCGAGGCCGTCGAGGCCCCGGCGCAGTAA
- the gmk gene encoding guanylate kinase, translating into MSTAVSRGTSPVPPARQPRLTVLSGPSGVGKSTVVAHMRKAHPEVWLSVSCTTRKPRPGEREGVQYFFVDDEQFDKLIANGELLEWAEFAGNRYGTPRKAVLDRLEAGEPVLLEIDLQGARQVRETMPDAQLVFLAPPSWEELVRRLTGRGTESPEVIERRLAAAKVELAAEAEFDTTLVNTSVEDVARELLALLR; encoded by the coding sequence ATGAGTACTGCAGTCTCCCGGGGGACGTCCCCCGTCCCCCCGGCCAGACAACCGCGGCTGACCGTGCTCTCCGGCCCCTCCGGGGTCGGTAAGAGCACGGTCGTCGCCCATATGCGCAAGGCCCACCCCGAGGTGTGGCTCTCTGTCTCCTGCACCACCCGCAAGCCGCGCCCCGGTGAGCGGGAAGGTGTCCAGTACTTCTTCGTGGACGACGAGCAGTTCGACAAGCTCATCGCCAACGGCGAGCTGCTGGAGTGGGCGGAGTTCGCGGGCAACCGCTACGGCACGCCCCGCAAGGCCGTGCTCGACCGCCTTGAGGCGGGGGAGCCCGTGCTGCTGGAGATCGACCTCCAGGGGGCCCGGCAGGTCCGCGAGACCATGCCGGACGCCCAGCTGGTCTTCCTGGCTCCGCCCAGCTGGGAGGAGCTGGTCCGCCGGCTCACCGGCCGCGGCACCGAGTCGCCCGAGGTCATCGAGCGGCGGCTGGCGGCGGCGAAGGTGGAGCTGGCGGCGGAGGCCGAGTTCGACACGACGCTGGTCAACACCTCCGTCGAGGACGTTGCGCGTGAGCTGCTAGCCTTGCTTCGCTGA
- a CDS encoding integration host factor, whose translation MALPPLTPEQRAAALEKAAAARRERAEVKNRLKHSGASLHEVIKQGQENDVIGKMKVSALLESLPGVGKVRAKQIMERLGISESRRVRGLGSNQIASLEREFGSKAA comes from the coding sequence GTGGCTCTTCCGCCCCTTACCCCTGAACAGCGCGCAGCCGCGCTCGAAAAGGCCGCCGCGGCTCGCCGGGAGCGCGCCGAGGTCAAGAATCGGCTCAAGCACTCCGGCGCCTCGCTGCACGAGGTCATCAAGCAGGGCCAGGAGAACGATGTCATCGGCAAGATGAAGGTCAGCGCCCTGCTGGAGAGCCTTCCCGGTGTGGGCAAGGTCCGTGCCAAGCAGATCATGGAGCGGCTCGGGATCTCCGAGAGCCGCCGGGTGCGCGGGCTGGGCTCGAACCAGATCGCTTCTCTTGAGCGTGAGTTCGGCAGCAAGGCCGCCTGA
- the pyrF gene encoding orotidine-5'-phosphate decarboxylase gives MTPTPAEPFGARLRRAMDERGPLCVGIDPHASLLADWGLSDDIAGLERFAMTVVEALADRVAVLKPQSAFFERFGSRGVAVLERAVADSRAAGALVLMDAKRGDIGSTMAAYAATYLDPASPLFSDAVTVSPYLGYGSLRPALDLARESGTGVFVLALTSNPEGAEVQHAVRADGSTVAATMLDHLRAENAGAAPLGSYGAVVGATLGTTLGAAGADLAINGPLLAPGIGAQGATAADLPKVFGAAVRDVVPNVSRGVLRHGPDVAALRESAARFAGEVREAAAA, from the coding sequence GTGACCCCCACCCCCGCCGAGCCCTTCGGCGCCCGCCTGCGCCGCGCCATGGACGAGCGCGGACCGCTGTGCGTCGGCATCGACCCGCACGCCTCGCTGCTCGCCGACTGGGGCCTGTCCGACGACATCGCCGGCCTTGAGCGCTTCGCGATGACCGTCGTGGAGGCCCTGGCCGACCGCGTCGCCGTCCTCAAGCCGCAGTCGGCCTTCTTCGAGCGCTTCGGCTCGCGCGGCGTCGCCGTCCTCGAGCGCGCGGTGGCCGATTCCCGCGCCGCCGGGGCGCTGGTGCTGATGGACGCCAAGCGCGGCGACATCGGCTCCACCATGGCCGCGTACGCCGCGACGTACCTCGACCCGGCCTCGCCGCTGTTCTCCGACGCCGTCACCGTCAGCCCCTACCTCGGCTACGGCTCGCTGCGCCCGGCGCTGGACCTGGCCCGCGAGAGCGGCACCGGCGTCTTCGTCCTCGCCCTCACCTCGAACCCCGAGGGCGCCGAGGTCCAGCACGCGGTGCGGGCCGACGGCTCGACGGTCGCCGCCACGATGCTCGACCACCTGCGGGCCGAGAACGCCGGCGCGGCCCCCCTGGGGTCGTACGGCGCCGTCGTCGGGGCGACGCTGGGCACCACGCTCGGCGCGGCGGGTGCGGATCTGGCCATCAACGGGCCGCTGCTCGCCCCCGGCATCGGCGCGCAGGGCGCCACCGCCGCCGACCTGCCGAAGGTCTTCGGCGCGGCCGTGCGGGACGTCGTGCCGAACGTCAGCCGGGGCGTGCTGCGGCACGGTCCCGACGTCGCCGCCCTGCGCGAGAGCGCCGCGCGGTTCGCCGGTGAGGTGCGTGAGGCGGCGGCCGCTTAG
- a CDS encoding quinone-dependent dihydroorotate dehydrogenase: MYRLFFDLIFKRMDPEKAHHLAFAWIRGVARVPVLRTFVAAVLAPRHKALRIEALGLRMHGPFGLAAGFDKNAAAVDGMTMLGFDHVEIGTVTAQPQPGNPKKRLFRLVADRALVNRMGFNNDGSAAVAQRLAARKEVFRTTVGVNIGKTKVVPEEEAVADYVASTERLAAHADYLVVNVSSPNTPGLRNLQATEALRPLLAAVREAADRTVTDRRVPLLVKIAPDLADEDVDAVADLAVELGLDGVIATNTTIAREGLGLKTPQRTVEAIGAGGLSGAPLKARSLEVLSRLYARVGDRITLVGVGGVESADDVWERILAGATLVQGYSAFVYEGPFWCRRIHDGLAERLAASPYATLAEAVGAAARETSGQAA, translated from the coding sequence ATGTACCGTCTGTTCTTCGACCTGATCTTCAAGCGCATGGACCCCGAGAAGGCCCACCACCTGGCCTTCGCCTGGATCCGCGGCGTCGCCCGCGTGCCCGTCCTGCGCACCTTCGTCGCGGCCGTCCTCGCCCCCCGCCACAAGGCGCTGCGCATCGAGGCCCTGGGCCTGCGCATGCACGGCCCCTTCGGCCTGGCCGCCGGCTTCGACAAGAACGCCGCCGCGGTCGACGGCATGACCATGCTCGGCTTCGACCACGTCGAGATCGGCACCGTCACCGCCCAGCCGCAGCCCGGCAACCCCAAGAAGCGCCTCTTCCGCCTCGTCGCGGACCGCGCGCTCGTCAACCGCATGGGCTTCAACAACGACGGCTCGGCCGCCGTGGCACAGCGCCTGGCGGCCCGCAAGGAAGTCTTCCGCACCACCGTGGGCGTCAACATCGGCAAGACCAAGGTCGTGCCGGAGGAGGAGGCCGTCGCCGACTACGTCGCCTCCACCGAGCGCCTCGCCGCCCACGCCGACTACCTCGTCGTCAACGTGTCCTCACCGAACACGCCCGGGCTGCGCAACCTCCAGGCCACCGAGGCGCTGCGCCCGCTGCTCGCGGCCGTCCGCGAGGCCGCCGACCGCACGGTCACCGACCGCCGCGTCCCCCTCCTGGTGAAGATCGCCCCCGATCTCGCCGACGAGGACGTCGACGCCGTCGCCGACCTCGCCGTGGAGCTGGGCCTGGACGGCGTCATCGCCACCAACACCACCATCGCCCGCGAGGGCCTGGGTCTTAAGACCCCCCAGCGCACCGTCGAGGCCATCGGCGCCGGCGGCCTGTCCGGCGCCCCCCTCAAGGCGCGCTCCCTGGAGGTCCTGAGCCGCCTGTACGCCCGCGTGGGCGACCGGATCACCCTGGTGGGCGTGGGCGGCGTCGAGAGCGCCGACGACGTCTGGGAGCGCATCCTGGCCGGCGCCACGCTGGTCCAGGGCTACAGCGCCTTCGTCTACGAGGGCCCGTTCTGGTGCCGCCGCATCCACGACGGCCTGGCCGAGCGCCTCGCCGCGAGCCCCTACGCCACCCTCGCCGAGGCCGTCGGCGCGGCCGCGCGCGAGACGAGCGGGCAGGCCGCGTGA